The window TCTGACGATGTAATGgattgcagtcactgtgattcgACGGGTGCGTATgcgcaccatcgcactcgcaaatctgcacagtcggtCACGAAAAATCCCGTGCAtcaaatttgttacgagtagaaatatagATAtggaaagacgtcgcttattttgtgtagtctttaccaatattccctctaaactgcgcatttttttttgttttgtttttttttcaacacggaagcacacagtctctaactgctgctgctcagcctacttctacttccgagtttacctgacaccgcccccctccgctcttataggggtacactcataattacaaacagaacacacacccgcaactttatatctgcgggcatgactggtggacctcgcccgtacatttttcaaatgtgagtgactgggatTGGATAATACTGTTTCAAAGCAAATATTTACTGTGACAAGCTagtactgattaaaaaaaacttcaaacacAAAGCTATTCTGTTTtttgaatggcaacaggtgatTTAGTGGGagggcttttattttttctgcctATCACGATACGTCGCTGGCTTAGAGAGATGAAGAAGTTTCTGGTAAATAGATAATTATAGGACCGACGCTGGGGAGGAATCCCTGCTTTATTTTATGTCTCATTCTTTCCTCAAAATGTGTGCTTATTTCTCCCTTTTTCCCGTTATCTGTGCAGCGACAGTCATGGGCCGCTCGGTAGAATAGGCCAGCGATCAGTTGTCTGGAGGCGGGGTTTAGTCATAGTCTTCGGAGAGCCCCACTCAGTTTCCCACCATGGCTGAAGAGGACTATGCCGCTTTCGTGGACTTGAACCAGATGGGGGATCTGGCGAAGAGCAGCGGGCCCACCAAGGTGGACTGCAAGGACCTGCGAGAGTTTAAGCAGATGGCCCGTCAGGGTTACTGGGCCAAGAATCACACGCTTCGGGCGCAAGTGTACCAGCAGCTGATCAAAAGCATCCCCTGTCGCACGGTGACGCCAGATGCCGAAGTCTACCGGGACCTCATGGGAAGTGAGGTCACCAAGAAGCCGTCCTCCAACATCCCGTTGCCCGACTTTGTGGACGGGAGCCCCGTGCCGCGCTATTGCTTGAAGGCCGATGCTGTTGGCTCCGCCCACCGCATAATCGGCTGCCTGGCTGGTCAGTTTCCCGATATTTCCCACTGCCCCTCCCTCCCGGCCATCACGTCTTTGCTCCTTCACTTCAGCGCCGACGAGGCCCAGTGTTTTGAGCACGTGAGCCGCATACTGGCTTGCAACGAGCCGGGTAAACGGCTCCTGGACCAGACCTTTCTGGCCTACGAGTCGGGCTGCATGACTTTCGGAGATCTGGCCAACAAGTACTGCGCCCCGGCTCATAAACTGATCGTGGCCACGGCCCGGGATGTTCTGGAGGTCTACGCGGACTGGCAGCGCTGGGTGCTCGGCGACCTGCCCTTCAGCCACATAGTCCGCATCCTGGATGTCTACCTGGTGGAGGGCTACAAGATTCTATACCGCGTTGGCATAGCTTTACTCAAGTTTTACCGGAAGCACAAGGCGGGAGCCGCGAGGGCGCCAGCCGACCAGCAGCAGGATTCCGGCAAAGTCAGGTCAGACATTCAGGCTTTTGTCAAAGGAATCGCTTCGGTGGTCACGCCTGATAAGCTGCTCGAGAAGGCCTTCACCATTCGCCTGCTGAGCCGCAAGGAGATCACCTTGTTGCAGCTCACCAATGAAAAGTCCCTGCAGCAAAAAGGCATCACGGTCAAGCAGAAGAGGTAAAATTATACGCTGACAAGTTTTGCCACAGCGTCGTATGTGCGACTCATCCCGTCTTTTCTCTTTGATGTGCTTGCAACCATTTTGTTGCTCTTTATTCAAATGCATTCTTTGGGTTAcctgaaatataaataaatgcattttagaACCATATATTTATGGAATGGATTATGTTTCCCTTATGTATGGAGACTTATGGGACACTCcgtaattaatttcattttctgaACGTCATCTCGCTTAATTCGAATATAcaaaccgtaattcccggcctacagagtgcacgtGTTTGTAAGcttcaccaagtacatttggaaaggaaataccttttggtacatacgtaggccgtagccgtgtaaaagccgcaagtgcccacattgaaacgtgagatatttacaaacaaagatggtacacggagaagtttaacgctagcgctgatGCCAGCCCCTCcacgctaaaagggccggttaacaaaaaaacaaacgtactggtaaaaaaatcactgagaccaCCGTAGttacacgctagtgcagcgctaacagggccggaccggtaaacgttacttcttcggcacatatattccaccggtctcactctaaccttttccgctcgagtgctgttagaaaaaaaaaaatgcataaattagccgcatcaccgcataagcctcaaggttgaaagcgtgtggggaaaaaaagtcgcggcttttaggccggaaattacggtaatatgaaACCCCAAAGATGGGCTAACAGTAATCTAATGCATGGCCACTTAAgaggtgaatttgtgaataggAAAGTTTCtatatttgttttcctttgtcCCCATGGTGATGGTTTCTCTTGTACGTTTTTCCTCACTTTCACTTTGTTtcctcatttgttttgttttttttgcaacattctTTCATCAATCTTCCATCTCATCTTCACTTCCACTTCTGGTTCAGATTTCGGTGGGTTCTCGCCCATCATCTTGCTATCTACGTTCATTGCTTTCCTTTCTCagatcatttattttaataccaCAATTgaagatatataaataaatgtattgctGTACATGCTAAATATATTTGATTGGCTTGAGTTGAGTACTCCGAATTTGTGTCATATCAACCTTGTTTGGCAAACTCTACCCACAGAGTTTGAGTAGAACtccacaaaatgttttgtaattaaTAATTCAGAACTAAGTAATGTACCCCGACATCTAATTGGCTGATTCTGTATCGCAatatgtcactgatggtgtagtggtacgggcagcgtgggatcgattccccctcggtgatggtgtcgatatctgccctgtgactgactgccgaccagttcagggtgtggcccgcctttcgcccgaagcttgctgggttaggctccagctttctcgcgaaccttgtgaggataagcggcttggatgatgaCATGACATGTATCGCAATACATTTGTCCATACACTGTAGTGCTGTGTTTCCgccctttattgagccaaggcacgcATAGATATAGATCACAGAGCACACCACCAAATTGCAAATGTCACAGTTTTTACTAACATAACGATCTTGGTCTTGTCTCGATTTCCTCAAATCTCGGCCTTTTTATTGATATGAATCATTTCGAGCCCATAGTTCACCCCCCAACCGCCAATCCCTCACAGCACTCTTTTAATGTGCCTTGGCCCAATGGCTGGGAATCATTTCTGTACCGTACCATCTCTTCAAACCCCTCACCCTCCTCGGAAGTGGATGACTAACTTTCCCCTTCCCGTCGCGTTTCTTCCCGCGGCGTCCGCAGGAGGAACGTGCAGCTGGCGCTCAACCCGGACACTTTCTCCTCAGAGATCGTCAGCGCGAAGGAGATGCGGGACATCTGGTCGTGGATTCCCGAGCGCTTCGCCTTGAGCCAACCGCAGCTCCTCTTCACCACCTCCACGCATGGCTGCAGCCTCAACAGGTACAGTACATTTGACTCGTTTTTAGTATCTATTCTTCAAAATGTTCACTTTTACTCCCTATATTAGAAAACTGGTACCTGTTCTGTAGTCTTACTACTACAGGCGTTGAATTAGTTCCCCCTATAATGAACGACGCTAAGTCTTCTGTTTAATCTGGTTCTCTGCACCACATTAACTTCACGCAGATTCTACGAGCATTGTGAAGGCCACGAGCCCACGCTGCTCCTGATCCGAACCACAGACGGCGATGTAAGGCAGccattttaaaaactgaattcaAACATGAATTGTGACGACACTCGTTTGGGCTCAGGTATGCGGAGCCTTCCTGTCTactgattgggaagaacgcaaGAGGGGAGGCAACAAGCTGAGTTTCTTTGGCACAGGGGAGTGCTTCGTCTTCAGGGTGAgttcaattccattttttttttttttaatttatcgcTAGCAAAAAAGAGCTTGCATTCTCTGCGTTATCATTATAGCCAGCAGGGGGTGCTGTTTCTCTAGTTTCACATGCTTTTGAGTTCAGCATCGTTGGGATCACTTTGTAGAACCAATTTATAAAGTTGTGATGTTGAAGGGGGGGCGGAGTCTGTGGTGCACAGGTGACTTTCCTGTGCTggtaaaagaaattaaatgtcTTAGATGTGTAAATTATTTACCTGCCACAGCTTAGGCCTGTCTGATGTCTGCACAGAAGGAAGAGACACTCTTTTCACGCACACATGTTCAAGCACGGGGTGAACAAGAACTGCTGTATCCTGATCCGGATGTATTTCATCATGattataaattcaaaataatataaTGGCACCAAAATAAAGGGATTGAACTGATGTCAGGAATTGGCATGCTAAAGATATAAACGTGTGATTCATTTTacttttcctgtagttttggctagagggtttttttttttcttcatttttccatGCTCCCATAATTCAGAGCGTGTCCTCGCTGACAATATGACAGAGAGTAGCGAGTTTAGGATCTCATGTGACTTGCAGGTgttcctaatgaagtgtccggtTAATGCCCGACCGCATCCTAATTGTTTGTTGTCAGCTGAAGCCGGAGATGGAGCGCTACGAGTGGGTGGTGATCCGCCACCCGGAGTTAGCCTCCGCCGTCAAGGATCGCGGTCAGGAGGACACGGACCCCTCCGAGGGCCAAAACTCCGTCACAAATAGTCTGCAGCCGACAGAGAAGGCGGCCGGCGAGCTGTCGCCCTTCCTGTCCGCCCGCCACTTCAATCTCAACTCGAGGAACACGTCCATGTTTATGGCTGGGAACTTTGACTCTATCATTGTTGGTAagtttgaaaattatttactacaaaaaaaatgtttagctaAGCCAGTgatatagtgacaggcagatcAGCTAAATGTTTTTCTACTTAATGACAGAAGGTACAGCGAACCTGCATATCCACCAGTGTCCATTCATACGACAAATTTATATCCGAACGAGGGCAGATTAATGTCTAGTTATCTAATCTGATTAAAAACTCAGTCCAAGCTTAGTCCACTGTCAAGAAAAGTGTAACAAAGACTAAGTGGAAATATGAAGGTAAATCGGTCTGAGTAGTCTTAATCCAGGACTGTCAAAGTAATCTAAATCCAATACTGAATCCAAGACCTGTTCTGAAAGTAATTTACTCAACACCCTCAAGTAAGAGCAGTTGAACTAAATCCAGTACTATAGAAGTCTATATCCAATGCTGGTCTAGTTCTAAAGATGGAGAGTAATCTAAGTAGATCTCAGACTAGTATAAATCCAAGAGTAAGTAAATGAGACCTAATGCTCACACTCGGGTGGCGCTCATCTGACCTAtatgtcacccaaaaaaaaaatcacaattgtttgacaaaacagacaaaaacaagccCACTTAAATGTTTCATCATCACTATTTACGgcggcacagctgtaaagtgttggcctcacagttctgaggtccagggttcgatcccggcccccgcctgtgtggagtttgcacgttctccccgtgccttcgtggtttttctccaggtactccggtttcctcccacatcccaaaaacatgcaacgttaattggacactctaaattgcccctaggtttggcATTGCCTCCTGTGCCCGATATGTATGATCAAAATGTCGCCGGGGCAAAAGCGAACCGAAAAAGCAATATTTCTGAAATACCACCATCGCTGCGTTCTCTGGTCAGGTGGAGGCGAAGGCAACGCCCTGTACATCGACTCGGAGCTGAACCACGGGCGCACCGGCTGCTGCGCCACGTTCGACAACCCGCCACTGTGTGCCGAGAGCTTCCAAGTGGCCCTGCTGGAAAGTTGGGGCTTCCAGGACGCCATGGCAACATAACGCTGCACCCACTTTATACAACCCAATCGCGGGAAAACACTTAATCTAACCTACATTACTCGCAGAAAGTTAGCTTTCGGGTGAAATTCCATCTGGATCCAAAATGCACTATAACGTTGAGAGGTCAACCTAATTTGACCTTCTCTAAATGTCCGAATGCACGTCCAACTTGAAGTGAAAACATTTCGCCGTCCTGCAAATTAAATCTTGATTGTATTTTTGGACCTTATTTCATCAGAACAAAATCTCatgtttttccaatttattGTTATGTATAAATGTTCATAATTAGCCTGATAGTGTACAGTTTCGCGTCACGTCGTGATGTGTTGCGTTCATATCCATGCTGAGGAGCGATTTAGATGTGTtgtgtaaatttatttttatgcgAAGTTTATTACAAGACTGCCAAATTCTCAATCAAAGTGCAGTCCTGAGGAAAGATCAGTGACCACATAGGTTCATATTGGTATATTGTCTTAAATATGTCTGGCCGTAAAGTGTTTTTAAATCTGATCAACAAGATTCAAATGTAATGAGCGGATTTGTTGACTGAAGTTGTGGTCATGTGTCTGATCGCTCGGACTGAATTAatgtgatttgtgcttgtgacTCGTGTCCGTGATGCATTTCAGTGTTGCCGTTTTGCACCGTTTATCCCAAAGCTGTAAGTGACGACTAAGAAACAGAAATGTAAGTTGTGAGAAATGCTTATTTGGTTTAAAATCAATGGTCTCTCCCATGGATTCTGTCCTTCACAATTGTGGTGTTTGGCAATATGTTCTCCCACTGATGCAACCTTTTGGGATTTGTACATCTATATTGTTGAttgtctattaaaaaaaagtgataatgCAGCACTATGCTTCAATGGACTCGTGTCTCGACCTTTTTCTTTCCCTCACTCGCATCTACGCCGAATGCCTTTTAATGTCAGCTGACCTTGAATCAAAATGTCTAATTCCATCTCCTTGTTTTTTTGCCTCTCTACTAAGGGCTCCTTGTTGTGATTTCTACTGCAATTGTGTTACCTTTCACACCAGATTATAATTTTTGTTGATATTCAATTAAATGATGCTTGAAGTGTTTTAAATACACTTAAAAGTTCATAAGAATAGCTACATATGGGAAAAATTACTCACACATCTctatttttgttgtcttttcaggAAGTTTCTGTCTAAACTGCATGACTGGAATGATTTTCCAGACATCCACACCaatttgtaattttcatttactcccatttatttatgtatatatttatgttgTATTTGTTGAATGTGTCGTATTTACTTTGAAATTATCACCAGAGTGTTGCATAACACGGGGAAGTTATGTTCGCAGTTATGGCCAttttctatggaagtaaatatgtgccaccaggattgtAATTTGCAATGCCACAgaaaaaacaagatttgaatttgtaatgtaaagtgatcacattttcaatagttgtatttcagtgtcactattcaatgttaacaattcaactggctacaattcgctgtctaaaattcaccgtctgtgccaccaggcagggttacttcagctCAGAACCAAACACCCACCCAATCGCAGTTAAGCTTTCTAaatcacatgacgtcacatactaagaaagcgtaactggattggctggctggttctgacctgaagtaaccctgtctGGCAGCACAGGCGGTGAaatttagacagcgaattgcagcaactattgaaaatgtgatcactttacatttcaaattcaaatcctagtggcacATATGTACTTCCATAATTTTCACTGTCACATTTAACAAATGATTGGCAAAATAGTTGCATGTTGCAAGATTCAATAAAATAACAGTTAATTAAAAAGTATGCAGTAATCCCCCGCTATATTGCGGTTTGCTTTTTACAGTCGCTCTATACTGTGCATATTACtgatatttgtgtgttttattgcGACTGGGTGGTCTGGAATGTTACCCCAGTGATTGGTGGGGGTTTACTGCAATACATTTGTTCAGAACATGAATCATTTTGGGCTtaactatatttatttatgcttATAAATCTGTTTGACCTCAGTTGAAACGTTGTCGTTTTGGTAGACACTAACCTATTAAACGTGGGTGTTAAAGCACTCGCATTGCAAATCTATCCGTTTGAAGCGGGTGCGGCAGCCCCCCCTCCCACTGCAAAATGTAATATCCCGGATGGCAAAGTGGCGTAGTGATTCCCTCTTTACGATAAGTGCCGTCGACTCCGGCGTGCCAAGGCTGCGCTGTTCATTGAGGATTCAGCTAATCACACATGCGCTTTTCTATATTTAGCTTTGGGTGTTGGTCTGGCGCATCACTTGACGACCACGATTTCCAGCCCCCTCCAATAAGATGCTTATGTCTTAATCCTACACTGAGATCGGCCTCTTCTACACCACCACCcctttgttaaaaaagaaaaaaaaaatgaagaagactaCAGGAGACagctaatatatttttttgcaatgttccTGTCAtgtgaggggcgggggggggggagaaacccATATTGCATTTAGAGTAGCAGTGTGACCTCATCATCCCCTTGTGAGAATTTGTCACATTTCCCCTTTGCAGAGGCTCCCAACAAGGACGATGAGACTACAAATGTCAGCCTGTCCATCTGTACCTGATTGTTGTAAGCCGACATTGTCACCCAAATGTCATTTAGTAGGATGTTGGTCGAAAAGGTCACGCACAGGGAGCGCACCGGCGATTTCTGACGCGCAAACTAGCTCCCCACCCCATCTCTTGCCTGAAGGAGTGGGGATTTCTCAGCAGCCACCCCCCTCCCGTGCACACGCCGCCTCACATTCTCTCACTCCCGTGGCCCATGTTGCAGCGTGTCACAGCTCACCGCAAGGCACCCGCCGCTGCGCTGTAGAGTCCTGGTGCAAAATGCAAGAATCGGTGCGGGCAAGTGCAACACAGTTATCCTCCCGTTGAGCACAGCC of the Syngnathoides biaculeatus isolate LvHL_M chromosome 22, ASM1980259v1, whole genome shotgun sequence genome contains:
- the tbc1d24 gene encoding TBC1 domain family member 24 encodes the protein MAEEDYAAFVDLNQMGDLAKSSGPTKVDCKDLREFKQMARQGYWAKNHTLRAQVYQQLIKSIPCRTVTPDAEVYRDLMGSEVTKKPSSNIPLPDFVDGSPVPRYCLKADAVGSAHRIIGCLAGQFPDISHCPSLPAITSLLLHFSADEAQCFEHVSRILACNEPGKRLLDQTFLAYESGCMTFGDLANKYCAPAHKLIVATARDVLEVYADWQRWVLGDLPFSHIVRILDVYLVEGYKILYRVGIALLKFYRKHKAGAARAPADQQQDSGKVRSDIQAFVKGIASVVTPDKLLEKAFTIRLLSRKEITLLQLTNEKSLQQKGITVKQKRRNVQLALNPDTFSSEIVSAKEMRDIWSWIPERFALSQPQLLFTTSTHGCSLNRFYEHCEGHEPTLLLIRTTDGDVCGAFLSTDWEERKRGGNKLSFFGTGECFVFRLKPEMERYEWVVIRHPELASAVKDRGQEDTDPSEGQNSVTNSLQPTEKAAGELSPFLSARHFNLNSRNTSMFMAGNFDSIIVGGGEGNALYIDSELNHGRTGCCATFDNPPLCAESFQVALLESWGFQDAMAT